A stretch of Candidatus Vicinibacter affinis DNA encodes these proteins:
- a CDS encoding PLP-dependent cysteine synthase family protein: MKNNRIAGIKSLVGNTPLLTIRLNYKGEERIVYAKAESLNMTGSVKDRMAFHILGKAYEKGTLLPGMQIYEATSGNTGISVAAIGRALGHQVNIFMPDWMSMERINLIKSMGAHICLVSKEEGGFLGSIEMAKNAAASSHGFVSSQFSNEDNAEAHYLTTGPEIWWQLKAMDLSPDAFVAGVGSGGTVMGVGKFLREQNPAIKVYPLEPANSPTLSTGYKVGKHRIQGISDEFIPAILHLEDLDEVIAVDDGDAIIMAQKLAAELGLAVGISSGANLLGALMVQDRIGKDKIVVTILCDSNKKYLSTDLLKTEPVKPGFISSDVELLSFSAQKRVCRVCFDPEEARLEYLKTV; this comes from the coding sequence ATGAAAAACAACAGAATAGCGGGCATTAAAAGTTTGGTTGGCAATACACCACTTTTGACCATCCGCTTAAACTATAAAGGGGAGGAAAGGATTGTATATGCCAAAGCTGAGAGTCTTAACATGACAGGCAGTGTAAAGGACAGGATGGCTTTTCACATCCTGGGGAAAGCTTATGAAAAAGGCACCCTCCTTCCCGGCATGCAAATTTATGAAGCCACCAGCGGCAATACCGGAATTTCTGTGGCAGCCATCGGCAGGGCATTGGGTCATCAGGTCAATATATTTATGCCCGACTGGATGAGTATGGAGCGCATCAATCTCATCAAAAGTATGGGGGCTCATATTTGTTTGGTGAGTAAAGAGGAAGGTGGATTTTTAGGGAGTATAGAAATGGCAAAAAATGCAGCTGCCAGTTCGCATGGTTTCGTTTCCAGTCAGTTTTCCAATGAGGATAATGCCGAAGCACATTATCTGACAACAGGACCGGAGATATGGTGGCAGCTTAAGGCAATGGACTTAAGTCCTGATGCATTTGTCGCTGGTGTGGGATCCGGTGGCACTGTCATGGGTGTAGGAAAATTCCTTCGGGAGCAAAATCCTGCCATCAAAGTTTACCCACTTGAACCGGCAAATTCACCCACCCTTAGCACCGGATACAAAGTAGGAAAGCACAGGATACAGGGAATCTCAGATGAGTTTATTCCCGCCATTCTTCATTTGGAAGATTTGGACGAAGTAATTGCTGTGGATGATGGAGATGCCATCATCATGGCACAAAAATTAGCCGCCGAACTGGGTTTGGCGGTAGGTATTTCTTCGGGAGCTAATCTCCTCGGTGCTTTGATGGTGCAAGATCGGATTGGTAAGGATAAAATAGTGGTGACTATACTTTGCGACAGCAATAAAAAATATCTGAGTACGGATTTATTGAAAACAGAACCTGTGAAACCCGGATTTATCTCCTCTGATGTGGAGTTGCTGAGCTTTAGTGCACAGAAACGAGTCTGCAGGGTTTGTTTTGATCCGGAAGAAGCCAGGCTGGAATATTTGAAAACTGTTTAG
- a CDS encoding MBOAT family protein, which translates to MLFLTVFFPLFVLGYFLLPGKINIKHLYILAASFIFYAWGEPKFVWIVFFTTIVDYFLVKKMNSYDDPFKRKLFLVFPILLNVGLLSYFKYFNFFVDSFNQLGSIFDFPLIKVSQIVLPIGISFFTFESITYSVDVYRRVHKPLDKFWEYQMYIIFFPKLIAGPIVRYHEISEQIKDHIHHDHLHNRMNGFIRFVIGLGKKVLIANVVGRQADLIFGLSPEQLTTPISWLGALAYTVQIYFDFSGYSDMAIGISRMLGFKLPENFNHPYVSKSVTEFWKRWHITLGNWMRNYLYIPLGGNRATKERVLFNLFLVFILSGFWHGAGWNFIVWGMYYGLFLVGERILIKKGNLDGDGMRSYIGMLYTFMVVVIGWVFFRLEDLPLAFKYIHKMFSFDFSHDYVFVFQEDFFFFLVAGLLLSFSTLNSRIDRFQHKIFEVGLYRNELYLFVLLGIAIYFICLISLSGGLYNPFIYFKF; encoded by the coding sequence TTGTTGTTTTTAACTGTATTTTTTCCCCTCTTTGTGCTGGGCTATTTTCTTTTACCTGGGAAAATAAATATCAAGCATTTATATATTTTAGCTGCAAGTTTTATTTTTTATGCCTGGGGAGAGCCAAAATTTGTTTGGATAGTTTTCTTTACTACCATAGTGGATTATTTTTTAGTAAAGAAAATGAATTCCTATGATGATCCATTTAAGCGAAAATTATTTTTAGTATTTCCCATTCTCCTGAATGTAGGATTGTTAAGTTACTTTAAGTATTTCAATTTTTTTGTTGATTCCTTTAATCAGCTGGGAAGTATTTTTGATTTTCCTCTGATAAAAGTCAGTCAGATTGTATTACCCATTGGTATCTCATTTTTTACTTTTGAAAGCATCACCTACTCTGTGGATGTTTATAGGAGGGTTCATAAGCCACTTGATAAATTTTGGGAGTATCAGATGTACATTATTTTTTTTCCAAAGTTGATTGCCGGTCCAATAGTTAGGTATCACGAAATTTCAGAACAGATAAAAGACCATATTCATCATGATCATCTTCATAACAGGATGAATGGATTTATCCGATTTGTTATTGGGTTGGGCAAGAAAGTTTTAATTGCGAATGTGGTAGGCAGGCAGGCTGATCTAATTTTCGGATTAAGTCCTGAACAGTTGACCACACCAATTTCCTGGCTTGGGGCTTTGGCTTATACGGTACAGATTTATTTTGATTTTTCAGGTTACTCAGATATGGCCATTGGCATTTCCCGTATGTTGGGATTTAAGCTTCCGGAGAATTTTAATCATCCTTATGTATCAAAAAGCGTGACTGAGTTCTGGAAGCGCTGGCACATCACATTGGGCAACTGGATGCGCAATTATCTATACATTCCGTTAGGAGGTAACCGTGCCACTAAGGAGCGAGTGTTGTTTAATTTATTCCTGGTTTTTATTTTATCCGGTTTCTGGCATGGTGCCGGCTGGAATTTTATCGTGTGGGGCATGTATTATGGATTGTTTTTGGTCGGAGAGCGGATTTTGATTAAAAAAGGTAATTTGGATGGTGACGGAATGAGAAGTTACATAGGGATGTTGTACACCTTTATGGTGGTAGTGATTGGGTGGGTATTTTTCCGATTGGAAGATCTGCCTTTGGCATTTAAGTATATCCATAAAATGTTTTCATTTGATTTTAGCCATGACTATGTTTTTGTATTTCAGGAAGACTTCTTCTTTTTTCTGGTGGCTGGACTGTTGCTGTCATTTTCAACATTGAATTCCCGGATCGATAGATTCCAGCATAAAATATTTGAAGTTGGATTGTACAGGAATGAATTGTACCTGTTTGTTTTATTGGGTATTGCCATTTATTTTATTTGTTTGATTTCATTAAGTGGAGGTTTGTATAATCCATTTATTTATTTTAAATTTTAG
- a CDS encoding AI-2E family transporter, with protein MKILSAFQILASIVFGGMILHFAESFLIPWAYAFLIAIVLFPICQFFESKGFGKIFSIVLPLFILFILFGILVMFLSYELVMLSDKWPMIQEKMDPLLNQFQQQLEREFGWTVEKQISWVREYLIQLSQNTGAYLKETANTIFSALFNLIIIPIYVSLILIYRRGLVEFVLEVSPERYRLKMQEVIQDTVKVFSSFIRGMITVYIAVGILNSFGLWMIGVENPFLYGMVTAIMTIIPYFGIIVSALLPITVTWLETGAFWQPLGIITVFTVVQYLEANLIFPYVVGRFVNLNTLVAIVAIFLGALFWGFSGMILFLPYIAVFRLFADHFQELKPWSKLLSW; from the coding sequence ATGAAAATTTTAAGCGCATTTCAAATATTAGCTTCCATAGTTTTCGGCGGAATGATTCTTCATTTCGCTGAGTCATTTTTGATTCCATGGGCTTATGCTTTTCTTATTGCCATTGTTTTATTTCCTATTTGCCAATTTTTTGAATCTAAAGGGTTTGGAAAAATTTTCTCCATAGTTTTACCGCTGTTTATATTATTCATATTATTTGGAATTCTGGTAATGTTTCTAAGTTATGAGTTGGTCATGTTAAGTGACAAGTGGCCCATGATTCAGGAAAAGATGGATCCCCTACTTAATCAGTTTCAGCAGCAATTGGAGCGTGAATTTGGCTGGACAGTGGAAAAGCAGATTAGTTGGGTGAGAGAATATTTAATTCAATTGAGCCAAAACACCGGCGCATATTTAAAGGAAACTGCGAATACTATTTTTTCAGCGTTGTTCAACCTCATTATAATTCCCATTTATGTATCGTTGATTTTAATTTACAGGAGGGGACTGGTAGAATTTGTATTGGAAGTTTCTCCGGAGCGTTATCGTTTGAAAATGCAGGAAGTGATACAGGATACCGTTAAAGTTTTTTCAAGTTTTATCAGAGGGATGATTACTGTTTATATAGCGGTGGGAATTTTAAATTCATTTGGGTTGTGGATGATCGGAGTTGAGAATCCTTTTTTATATGGAATGGTGACAGCGATCATGACCATTATTCCATATTTTGGAATCATCGTCAGTGCTCTATTGCCCATCACGGTAACCTGGTTGGAAACCGGAGCCTTTTGGCAACCACTCGGAATAATTACGGTGTTTACTGTAGTCCAATATTTAGAGGCAAATTTAATTTTTCCCTATGTGGTAGGACGTTTTGTGAATCTCAATACCCTGGTTGCCATTGTGGCTATTTTTCTTGGTGCACTTTTTTGGGGCTTTTCCGGCATGATTCTTTTTTTACCGTATATCGCGGTATTCCGATTATTTGCAGATCACTTTCAGGAGTTGAAGCCTTGGAGTAAATTGCTTAGCTGGTAA
- a CDS encoding beta-lactamase family protein, producing MKTNRNYLLIYLLCTFFWMSCQKEDKIPYTNNCNLPGGDSSALHPKASLYQTVLDKYVKKGMPGIAIAIRDKNGLWLGGSGMADIDKGIPFEPCHISKAASITKMLVGTMIHLLVEDSVLTLDDPISKWLSDKQLKNIKNAKEATIRTCLGHATGIADVIKDQAFYLAVLNQPDKFWEEEELLDFVRGDDAVFPPGDSVKYSNTNTLLMAMVIESATGRQHSELIKERLLNPNHLDDTYYYWHDIPPTHTVAQGYFDLYNNGTIVNLTNYNTGSGNGYGGLYSTPIDLLKFTELLFRDKVILQPSSLNAMLTFGRKEENKDRLLGLGVMKSFTERAPDQFAYGHSGRDLGYTADVFYFPNQDMTLSFMINYGTDAESKLQQVFFDFRTAIVDAMMQ from the coding sequence ATGAAGACAAATAGAAATTATTTACTGATTTACTTGCTCTGTACATTTTTCTGGATGTCTTGTCAAAAGGAAGATAAAATACCTTATACCAATAATTGCAATCTTCCCGGAGGAGACAGTTCTGCACTTCATCCAAAGGCAAGCCTTTATCAAACCGTTCTGGATAAATATGTCAAAAAAGGAATGCCCGGCATAGCCATTGCAATCAGGGATAAAAATGGTCTTTGGCTGGGAGGTTCGGGGATGGCCGATATAGACAAAGGAATTCCATTTGAACCTTGCCACATTTCGAAAGCCGCCAGCATTACAAAAATGTTGGTAGGAACCATGATTCATCTGCTGGTCGAAGACAGCGTGTTGACTTTGGATGATCCTATTAGTAAATGGCTCTCCGACAAACAACTTAAAAATATTAAAAATGCAAAGGAGGCCACCATCAGAACTTGCCTGGGTCATGCTACAGGAATTGCTGATGTGATAAAAGATCAGGCTTTTTATTTAGCTGTATTAAATCAGCCTGATAAATTTTGGGAAGAAGAAGAATTACTGGATTTTGTAAGAGGCGACGATGCTGTATTTCCTCCAGGTGACTCGGTGAAATATTCCAATACCAATACCCTTCTCATGGCCATGGTTATTGAATCAGCCACCGGCAGACAACATTCAGAATTAATCAAAGAACGCCTTCTAAATCCCAATCATTTGGATGACACTTATTACTACTGGCACGACATCCCTCCCACACATACAGTCGCACAGGGCTATTTTGATCTTTACAACAATGGAACCATTGTCAACTTGACCAATTACAATACCGGTAGCGGCAATGGCTATGGAGGCCTTTACAGTACACCAATAGATCTGTTAAAATTTACAGAGCTCTTGTTCAGAGATAAAGTGATACTGCAACCAAGCTCCCTCAATGCAATGCTTACCTTCGGACGTAAAGAGGAAAACAAAGACAGACTTTTGGGTCTTGGTGTAATGAAAAGTTTTACCGAACGAGCTCCGGATCAGTTCGCTTATGGACATTCCGGCAGAGATCTTGGCTACACAGCGGATGTTTTTTATTTTCCAAATCAAGACATGACACTTTCTTTCATGATCAATTATGGTACAGATGCGGAAAGTAAATTGCAACAAGTATTTTTTGATTTTAGAACTGCGATTGTAGATGCAATGATGCAATAG
- a CDS encoding MFS transporter, whose product MDVVEAHPTKPIYIFFLMLPSGISGGFVTVVLPFLLTQNGFPVSITAGIVAIGTSANLWRFLWGPVVDLSFSLRKWFYIGLLSTILSLLLLCFTPFTVNGAPLLTLIVFISQVAATLILLPINGFMAKTIDEKNKGKASGWYQAGSLAGTGFGGGLGLWLATHYNVGFSGIVLCTASIVFGMVILLIKDITHDKEKTILHEIKEMSTGILEMIKIPIALFVIILIIMPIGTGAAANLWSAIAEDWKTEADTVVLVTGVLSGLISALGCVAGGFVADKWGVWISYLGSGAVCALVTFIMALLPMEPAVYIGGVLIYAFTMGAIYAAFTYVILYAIGKKHIATRFSLLASLGNLPVVYMTAINGWAHDKFNSKYMLIIEAIVGIVFVLIFILILKQLMRKKLVPRVVH is encoded by the coding sequence ATGGATGTAGTTGAAGCACACCCTACAAAACCAATCTATATATTTTTTCTGATGCTTCCATCCGGAATAAGCGGTGGCTTTGTAACTGTGGTCCTTCCATTCTTACTCACTCAAAATGGCTTTCCTGTATCCATAACCGCGGGAATTGTAGCCATAGGCACATCCGCTAACCTTTGGAGATTTCTATGGGGCCCTGTGGTGGATCTTTCTTTTAGTTTGAGAAAATGGTTTTACATAGGCTTGCTTTCCACCATCCTGAGCTTACTTTTACTTTGCTTCACTCCATTTACGGTAAATGGAGCGCCCTTACTCACACTCATAGTGTTCATATCCCAGGTAGCAGCAACGCTCATTCTATTACCCATCAATGGGTTCATGGCTAAAACTATAGATGAAAAAAATAAAGGAAAGGCTTCAGGTTGGTATCAGGCTGGCAGTTTAGCGGGGACAGGTTTTGGCGGCGGACTTGGTCTATGGTTGGCCACACACTACAACGTAGGCTTTTCCGGTATTGTATTGTGTACCGCATCAATTGTATTTGGAATGGTCATACTCTTGATCAAAGACATTACTCATGATAAAGAAAAAACCATACTCCATGAGATTAAAGAAATGAGTACGGGTATTCTCGAAATGATTAAAATTCCCATTGCCCTCTTTGTAATTATTTTAATTATCATGCCCATTGGAACCGGTGCAGCAGCTAATTTATGGTCAGCCATTGCAGAAGATTGGAAAACCGAAGCAGACACGGTGGTTCTGGTGACCGGAGTACTGAGTGGACTGATCAGTGCCCTGGGTTGTGTGGCAGGAGGATTTGTAGCTGACAAATGGGGTGTTTGGATTTCATATTTAGGAAGTGGTGCAGTATGTGCTTTGGTTACTTTTATCATGGCATTATTGCCTATGGAGCCCGCTGTATATATAGGCGGTGTGTTAATCTATGCCTTTACCATGGGAGCCATTTATGCAGCTTTTACTTATGTGATTTTGTACGCCATTGGCAAAAAACACATTGCCACCAGATTTTCATTGCTGGCTTCCTTGGGAAATTTACCGGTAGTTTACATGACGGCCATCAATGGTTGGGCACATGATAAATTCAACAGCAAATACATGCTCATCATCGAGGCCATTGTTGGAATTGTTTTTGTACTTATTTTTATTTTAATTCTAAAACAACTGATGCGTAAAAAATTAGTTCCTAGGGTAGTGCATTGA
- a CDS encoding NAD(P)-dependent alcohol dehydrogenase has product MKAAVHTVYGPPEVVSIREVSKPVPNDQEVLVKVYASTVTRTDAGFRSAEYFISRFWSGLLRPNQPILGCEFAGVVEEVGKNVTIFKKGDKVFGYNDKTWGGHGEFLTIGENDAITFLPGNLSFAEGAPITEGAHYALNNIRASKIEKGQNALVYGATGAIGSAAVQLLKHFGIKVTAVCNTKNVDLVKSLGADTVVDYQTEDYTKTENKFHFIFDAVGKISFGQCKPLLTEKGIYISTELGKNAENIFLALTTPLRNGKKVLFPIPTIHKKDLIFLKELIEIGSYKPLIDRTYQLDQIVEAYKYVESGQKVGNVILEITKED; this is encoded by the coding sequence ATGAAAGCAGCAGTTCATACCGTTTATGGTCCCCCTGAAGTAGTAAGCATAAGGGAAGTTTCTAAACCAGTGCCAAATGACCAGGAAGTTTTGGTTAAAGTATATGCCTCGACAGTCACTCGGACAGATGCCGGTTTTCGAAGTGCAGAATATTTTATTTCGCGTTTTTGGAGTGGACTCCTTCGGCCAAATCAACCAATTTTGGGCTGTGAATTTGCAGGTGTGGTTGAGGAAGTTGGAAAAAATGTAACGATATTTAAAAAAGGTGATAAAGTTTTTGGTTACAATGACAAAACCTGGGGAGGACACGGAGAATTTTTGACGATTGGAGAAAATGATGCCATCACATTTTTGCCCGGGAATTTGAGTTTTGCGGAAGGAGCGCCCATCACAGAAGGAGCTCATTATGCATTGAACAATATCCGTGCATCCAAAATAGAAAAAGGACAAAACGCCCTGGTTTATGGCGCAACAGGTGCCATAGGCTCTGCGGCTGTACAACTCTTAAAACACTTCGGAATAAAAGTGACCGCTGTATGCAATACCAAAAATGTGGATTTGGTGAAATCACTTGGTGCAGATACCGTTGTTGATTATCAGACCGAAGATTATACCAAAACGGAAAATAAATTTCATTTTATTTTTGACGCGGTTGGTAAAATTTCATTTGGACAATGCAAACCTCTTCTAACAGAAAAAGGGATTTACATTTCAACTGAGTTGGGAAAAAATGCAGAAAATATTTTTTTAGCACTCACCACACCGCTCCGCAATGGTAAAAAAGTATTATTCCCTATTCCAACCATACACAAAAAAGATTTGATCTTTCTAAAAGAATTAATTGAGATTGGTTCATATAAACCCTTGATAGACCGAACCTACCAGTTGGATCAAATTGTTGAAGCATACAAATATGTAGAAAGCGGACAAAAAGTTGGAAATGTTATACTTGAAATCACAAAAGAGGATTAG
- a CDS encoding gliding motility-associated C-terminal domain-containing protein, whose protein sequence is MKLNFLALLNLATLIILLIFPFKVYGFKYELTPTPLVFNNQIIISSDTCPTGLETSIWYMGTHGIDWRSGTPQPDSFFYSALGIGEGHSSICDKLGNLLFYSDNDYIYNRNHQIMAGCPRFSNRSSVMCAIVPQPGSDSLYYFFTPDQDPTTNAPPYKLRYVQIDMSQDNGFGEVVTPEQVLIDSSSEQILVVKHCNGRDWWIICQNAASEVFYSFLLDTNGIQLNQKVVSISGKIHNIDHFLTKRGQLCVSNSGEYIIECTLGSVLPSQVELHQFNPSTGIISNGYDLFDTITTAKNRKELTGAAFSADDSKVYLTSADTFDVIFQVDLLDPDSSVVRKRINRIIHQLGFGVGGPVLGRDDRIYITTFMKFFKTLHVIHQPNEYGQACELKLNDFYLGGKSGLSAPNFAVGLDRPYRAVVQGKKIICKDSLAHFLVKEACPHVTEWMLPDGGQIIHQAGDSLAMMFPDTGVFRVIAAYPIRCGFKSDTHRVQVNRCHCLHQFSLTQADTVVCMGSSSTIAFNTNASSYLINGIVLPNPLVTITDLQKDTLLKIYLTYPDACDTLINVKIRVIPIDSSHTVLEFCHGDSVYIQNQWYHQDDELRILSSNQLGCDSVALISLKTKRSESFTTNLKICEGDSVWILTPNGGKLITSNESDTIIWNNQEGCDSIYVYNVAVFPSFHETLNLNKCIKDSVFYQGTYYLHDTSFLSKYSSQYGCDSIVSINIINYPISPASRTIHNICNGDSIQIDNIWYHDSTIIITHFNNQYGCDSFHMTEIHLYPIPEPTTITFYYCIGDSVQIEQLWYTTASEFTVHKSNIHSCDSLIHYKVIPYEDIYVDLDDTLELIYGGTHTLSGLHAMNVNRFRWFPSEYLSCTECQNPEITAIHDGTYYLEVSDGNGCTAIDSIFIRVKNQTSEIYIPNIFSPNADSKNDTWNITFSDSRSKIISIQLFERWGQQVYSCKSYPNGMGSNCNGWDGMVNNHPCLPNVYIYLINWENAAGQRFLIKGDVTLIR, encoded by the coding sequence ATGAAATTGAACTTTTTAGCATTACTAAACTTAGCCACGCTAATCATTTTGCTAATTTTTCCATTTAAGGTATATGGATTTAAATATGAATTAACACCCACACCATTAGTTTTCAACAATCAAATAATTATCAGCTCTGATACTTGTCCTACTGGATTAGAGACTTCGATCTGGTATATGGGTACGCATGGCATTGATTGGCGATCTGGCACACCTCAGCCGGATTCATTTTTCTATAGTGCGTTAGGTATAGGAGAAGGCCACTCCAGTATCTGTGATAAACTGGGCAATCTACTCTTCTACTCAGATAATGATTACATCTATAATCGGAATCATCAGATCATGGCGGGGTGTCCCAGATTCTCAAATCGATCCTCTGTCATGTGCGCCATTGTCCCCCAGCCTGGTAGTGATTCCTTATATTATTTTTTTACCCCAGATCAAGACCCAACTACAAATGCCCCTCCTTATAAATTAAGATATGTCCAGATAGATATGAGCCAGGATAATGGATTTGGTGAAGTAGTTACCCCTGAACAGGTACTCATAGACTCCAGCTCAGAACAAATACTGGTAGTTAAACATTGTAACGGACGTGATTGGTGGATCATATGTCAAAACGCAGCCTCAGAAGTCTTTTATTCATTCTTATTAGACACTAATGGTATTCAGCTCAATCAAAAAGTTGTATCTATCTCAGGGAAGATACACAATATAGATCATTTTTTGACAAAACGTGGACAATTATGTGTTTCTAATTCGGGCGAATATATTATAGAATGTACATTAGGTTCAGTTCTTCCTAGCCAAGTAGAATTACATCAGTTTAATCCTAGTACAGGAATTATTTCAAATGGGTATGACCTGTTTGATACGATTACAACAGCTAAAAATAGAAAAGAACTTACAGGTGCTGCCTTTTCAGCCGATGACTCCAAAGTTTATCTTACTAGTGCAGATACATTTGATGTAATATTTCAAGTGGACCTTCTGGATCCTGATTCATCTGTTGTGAGAAAACGAATTAACAGAATAATTCACCAATTGGGTTTTGGTGTGGGAGGACCCGTTCTAGGCAGAGATGATAGAATCTATATAACCACATTCATGAAATTTTTTAAGACACTACATGTCATACATCAGCCTAATGAGTATGGTCAGGCTTGTGAACTTAAGCTTAATGACTTCTATCTGGGAGGTAAGTCAGGTCTAAGTGCACCGAATTTTGCAGTAGGTTTAGATAGACCTTATAGGGCTGTAGTTCAAGGAAAGAAAATAATATGTAAGGATAGTCTGGCTCATTTCCTTGTGAAAGAGGCTTGTCCTCATGTGACAGAATGGATGCTGCCAGATGGAGGTCAGATCATCCACCAAGCTGGTGACAGTCTAGCTATGATGTTTCCTGATACTGGAGTGTTTAGAGTCATAGCAGCATATCCGATTCGTTGTGGTTTTAAATCTGATACGCATAGGGTTCAGGTCAATAGATGTCACTGCTTGCATCAATTTAGTCTTACTCAAGCTGATACTGTAGTTTGTATGGGAAGTTCATCTACGATAGCATTTAACACGAATGCCAGTTCCTATCTTATAAATGGTATTGTTCTGCCTAATCCATTAGTAACGATAACTGACCTTCAGAAAGATACATTGTTAAAGATCTATCTGACTTATCCAGACGCTTGTGATACTTTAATCAATGTCAAAATTCGTGTGATTCCTATCGACAGTAGTCACACAGTACTGGAATTCTGCCATGGTGACTCTGTATACATCCAGAATCAATGGTATCACCAAGATGATGAACTAAGAATATTATCATCTAATCAACTAGGATGTGATTCTGTTGCATTAATTTCATTAAAAACTAAACGGTCTGAATCATTTACAACAAACCTTAAGATCTGTGAAGGAGATTCAGTATGGATATTGACTCCAAATGGAGGAAAATTGATAACTTCAAATGAAAGTGATACTATTATTTGGAATAACCAAGAAGGATGTGATTCTATTTATGTTTATAATGTAGCCGTATTTCCATCATTTCATGAGACCTTAAACTTGAACAAGTGTATCAAGGATTCGGTATTCTACCAAGGAACTTATTATTTGCATGATACTTCATTTCTGAGCAAATATTCGAGTCAATATGGTTGTGATTCTATTGTAAGTATTAACATCATTAATTATCCTATCTCTCCAGCTTCACGTACTATACATAACATCTGTAATGGGGATTCTATTCAGATTGATAATATTTGGTATCATGACTCAACCATCATAATAACTCATTTCAATAATCAATATGGTTGTGATTCATTCCATATGACAGAAATACACCTCTATCCTATTCCTGAACCCACAACGATTACATTCTATTACTGTATTGGAGACTCGGTCCAGATTGAGCAATTATGGTATACTACAGCAAGCGAATTCACTGTTCATAAATCGAATATACATTCATGCGATTCATTAATCCATTATAAAGTCATTCCATACGAAGATATTTATGTAGACCTTGATGATACATTAGAACTAATTTATGGAGGCACTCATACATTAAGTGGTTTACATGCTATGAATGTGAATAGATTCAGATGGTTCCCATCAGAATATTTATCTTGCACTGAATGTCAAAATCCAGAAATAACGGCTATTCATGATGGAACCTACTATCTTGAAGTAAGTGATGGTAATGGGTGTACAGCAATAGATTCTATATTTATTCGTGTCAAGAATCAAACTTCCGAAATATATATTCCAAATATATTCTCACCGAATGCAGATTCCAAAAATGACACTTGGAATATAACATTCTCAGATTCCAGAAGTAAAATAATTTCTATACAATTGTTCGAGAGATGGGGTCAACAAGTCTACTCCTGTAAATCATATCCTAATGGTATGGGATCCAATTGTAATGGTTGGGATGGGATGGTCAATAACCATCCATGTCTACCTAATGTATATATTTATTTAATTAATTGGGAAAATGCGGCAGGGCAAAGATTTTTAATTAAGGGGGATGTTACTTTGATAAGGTAG